One stretch of Camelus bactrianus isolate YW-2024 breed Bactrian camel chromosome 19, ASM4877302v1, whole genome shotgun sequence DNA includes these proteins:
- the NCOA6 gene encoding nuclear receptor coactivator 6 isoform X3: MVLDDLPNLEDIYTSLCSSTVEDSEMDFDSGLEDDDSKSDSILEDSTIFVAFKGNIDDKDFKWKLDTILENVPNLLHMESSKLKVQKVEPWNSVRVTFNIPREAAERLRILAQSNNQQLRDLGILSVQIEGEGAINLALAQNRSQDVRMNGPMGTGNPVRMEAGFSMAGGPGLIRMSSPATVMISQGGNMSSSMMAPGPNSELQPRTPRPASQSDAMDPLLSGLHLQQQSHPSGSLAPPHHPMQPVPVNRQINPANFPQLQQQQQQQLQARPPQQHPQQQPQGIRPQFTAPTQVPVPPGWNQLPSGALQPPPAQGSLGTMTANQGWKKAPLPGPMQQQLQARPSLATVQTPSHPPPPYPFGSQQASQAHTNFPQMSNPGQFTAPQMKSLQGGPSRVPTPLQQPHLTNKSPASSPSSFQQGSPASSPTVNQTQQQMGPRPPQNNPLPQGFQQPVSSPGRNPMVQQGNVPPNFMVMQQQPPNQGPQSLHPGLGGMPKRLPPGFSAGQANPNFMQGQVPSTTATTPGNSGAPQLQANQNVQHAGGQGAGPPQNQMQVSHGPPNMMQPSLMGIHGNMNSQQAGSSGVPQVNLGNMQGQPQQGPPSQLMSMHQQIVPSQGQMVQQQGTLNPQNPMILSRAQLMPQGQMMVNPQSQNLGPSPQRMTPPKQMLPQQGPQMMAPHNQMMGPQGQVLLQQNPMIEQIMTNQMQGNKQQFNTQNQSSVMPGPAQIMRGPTPNMQGNMVQFTGQMSGQMLPQQGPVNNSPSQVMGIQGQVLRPPGPSPHMAQQHGDPATTANNDVSLSQMMPDVSMQQTNMVPPHVQAMQGNSASGNHFSGHGMPFSAPFSGAPNGNQMSCGQNPGFPVNKDVTLTSPLLVNLLQSDISAGHFGVNNKQNNTNANKPKKKKPPRKKKNSQQDLNTPDTRPAGLEEADQQPLPGEQGINLDNSGPKLPEFSNRPPGYPSQPVEQRPLQQMPPQLMQHVAPPPQPPQQQPQPQLPPPPPQQPQPPSQPQSQQQQQQQQQQMMMMLMMQQDPKSVRLPVSQSVHPPRGPLNPDSQRMPMQQSGSVPVMVSLQGPASVPPSPDKQRMPMPVNTPLGSNSRKMVYPENPQNPSSSPLGEMSSLPEASGSEVPSVSGGPNNMPSHLVVSQNQLMMTGPKPGPSPLSAAQGATPQQPPVNSLPSSHGHHFPNVAAPTQTSRPKTPNRASPRPYYPQTPNNRPPSTEPSEISLSPERLNASIAGLFPPQINIPLPPRPNLNRGFDQQGLNPTTLKAIGQAPSNLTMNNSSNFAAPQTHKLDSVVVNSGKQSNSGATKRASPSNSRRSSPGSSRKTTPSPGRQNSKAPKLTLASQTNAALLQNVELPRNVLVNPTPLANPPVPGNFPNNSGLNPQNSTMPVAAVGGVLEDNKESLNVPQDSDCQNSQGRKEQVNVELKAVPAQEVKVVVPEDQSKKDGQPSDPNKLPSVEENKNLVSPAMREAPTSLSQLLDNSGAPNVTIKPPGLTDLEVTPPVVSGEDLKKASVIPTLQDPSSSKEPSNSLNLPHSNEPCSTLVHPEMSEVSSSVAPSIPQVMSRPVSSSSISTPLPPNQITVFVTSNPITTSANTSAALPTHLQSALMSTVVTMPNVGSKVMVSEGQSAAQSNARPQFITPVFINSSSIIQVMKGSQPSTIPAAPLTTNSGLMPPSVAVVGPLHIPQSIKFSSAPVLPNAPSSSPAPNIQTGRPLVLNSRATPVQLPSPPCTTSPVVPPHLPVQQVKELNSDETSPQVSTSADQSTLPSSQSTTVVSPLLTNSPGSSVNRRSPVSSSKGKGKVDKIGQILLTKACKKVTGTLEKGEEQYGADGETEGPGLETAAPGLVGTEQLSTELDSKTPTPPAPTLLKMTSSPVGPGSASAGPSLPGSTLPTNVRSIVTTLVPSELISAAPTTKNNHVGIASEPLAGGLVEEKVGSHPELLPSIAPSQSLVPKEAPATALQGSVARPELEANAAIVSGQSEPKEVIEKSKTPSRRNSRTEEPTVASENVENGHRKRSSRPASASSSTKDITSVVQSKRRKSK, translated from the exons AATCCAGCAAGCTAAAGGTACAGAAGGTGGAGCCCTGGAACAGCGTGCGTGTAACATTCAACATCCCCCGGGAAGCAGCAGAGCGGCTACGGATCCTGGCTCAGAGCAACAACCAGCAGCTTCGGGATCTGGGAATTCTCTCCGTTCAGATTGAAG GGGAAGGTGCTATCAACCTGGCTTTGGCTCAGAACCGAAGCCAAGATGTGAGAATGAATGGACCCATGGGAACTGGAAATCCAGTTAGGATGGAGGCAGGATTTTCCATGGCAGGTGGTCCAG gatTAATAAGGATGAGCAGCCCTGCCACTGTTATGATATCCCAAGGTGGAAACATGTCATCTTCCATGATGGCACCAGGCCCCAATTCAGAACTGCAGCCCAGGACTCCTCGCCCTGCTTCTCAGTCAG ATGCAATGGATCCACTCCTCTCTGGGCTACATTTACAGCAGCAGAGTCATCCCTCAGGATCTTTAGCTCCCCCGCACCACCCAATGCAGCCCGTCCCTGtgaacagacagataaacccaGCTAATTTTCCCCAGctgcagcaacagcagcagcagcagttgcAGGCAAGACCCCCACAGCAACATCCGCAGCAACAGCCACAGGGAATTCGACCCCAGTTTACTGCCCCAACTCAGGTGCCTGTTCCTCCAGGCTGGAACCAGCTGCCTTCTGGAGCCCTTCAGCCTCCTCCAGCCCAGGGTTCTCTGGGCACAATGACTGCAAATCAAGGGTGGAAGAAGGCTCCCTTGCCTGGCCCAATGCAACAGCAACTCCAGGCAAGACCATCCTTAGCCACGGTACAGacaccttcccaccctccccctccataTCCCTTTGGCAGCCAGCAAGCCTCACAAGCCCATACAAACTTTCCTCAGATGAGCAATCCAGGCCAGTTCACAGCTCCTCAGATGAAGAGCTTGCAGGGAGGGCCCTCCAGGGTCCCAACCCCCCTGCAGCAGCCCCACCTCACCAACAAGTCTCCTGCTTCCTCACCCTCCTCCTTCCAGCAGGGATCCCCTGCATCCTCCCCAACGGTTAACCAAACTCAGCAGCAGATGGGACCAAGGCCACCTCAAAATAACCCACTTCCCCAGGGATTTCAGCAGCCCGTCAGCTCTCCGGGTCGGAATCCTATGGTTCAACAGGGAAACGTGCCACCTAACTTCATGGTGATGCAGCAGCAGCCACCAAATCAGGGGCCACAGAGTTTACATCCAGGCCTAGGAG GAATGCCTAAACGCCTCCCACCTGGCTTCTCAGCAGGACAGGCCAATCCGAACTTTATGCAAGGTCAGGTGCCTTCGACCACAGCAACTACCCCTGGGAATTCAGGAGCCCCTCAGCTGCAAGCAAATCAAAATGTCCAGCATGCAG gtggtcAAGGAGCTGGTCCTCCTCAAAACCAGATGCAGGTGTCCCACGGGCCACCAAATATGATGCAGCCCAGCCTCATGGGAATTCATGGCAACATGAACAGCCAACAGGCTGGTAGTTCTGGGGTTCCTCAGGTGAACCTGGGCAACATGCAAGGCCAGCCCCAGCAGGGCCCACCATCTCAGCTGATGAGCATGCACCAGCAGATCGTGCCCTCCCAAGGCCAGATGGTCCAGCAACAAGGAACCTTGAACCCTCAGAACCCTATGATCCTTTCAAGGGCCCAGCTTATGCCGCAGGGTCAGATGATGGTGAATCCTCAGAGCCAAAATCTTGGGCCCTCACCCCAGAGGATGACCCCACCCAAGCAGATGCTTCCCCAGCAGGGCCCACAAATGATGGCGCCACATAACCAGATGATGGGGCCTCAGGGGCAAGTTTTGCTCCAACAGAACCCGATGATAGAGCAGATCATGACCAATCAGATGCAGGGGAATAAGCAACAATTTAACACTCAGAACCAATCCAGTGTCATGCCGGGACCAGCACAGATAATGAGGGGACCAACTCCAAATATGCAAGGAAACATGGTGCAGTTTACGGGACAGATGTCAGGACAGATGCTGCCCCAGCAAGGGCCCGTGAACAACAGTCCATCTCAGGTTATGGGGATTCAGGGGCAGGTCTTGCGGCCACCAGGGCCCAGCCCACACATGGCCCAGCAGCATGGCGATCCTGCTACTACAGCAAATAATGATGTCAGCTTGTCTCAGATGATGCCTGATGTTAGCATGCAACAAACCAACATGGTCCCCCCGCATGTGCAGGCCATGCAGGGAAACAGTGCCTCGGGGAACCACTTCTCAGGCCATGGGATGCCTTTCAGTGCACCTTTCAGTGGAGCACCCAATGGAAATCAGATGTCCTGTGGTCAGAATCCAGGCTTCCCGGTCAATAAGGATGTCACGCTAACAAGCCCATTGTTGGTCAACTTATTGCAGAGTGATATCTCTGCAGGCCATTTTGGGGTaaacaataagcaaaataatACCAACGCAAATAAACCGAAGAAGAAGAAACCCCCTCGGAAGAAGAAAAATAGTCAGCAAGATCTAAA cacCCCAGATACTCGCCCAGCTGGTCTGGAAGAAGCTGATCAGCAGCCATTGCCTGGAGAACAAGGAATTAACTTGGACAACTCAGGCCCTAAACTGCCAGAATTTTCAAACCGACCACCAG GTTATCCTTCTCAGCCAGTTGAACAGAGGCCACTTCAGCAGATGCCTCCTCAGCTCATGCAGCATGTGGCACCCCCACCACAGCCACCACAGCAGCAGCCACAGCCACAACTGCCACCACCGCCGCCGCAGCAGCCACAACCTCCCAGTCAGCCACAGtctcagcagcagcaacagcagcagcagcaacaaatgATGATGATGCTCATGATGCAGCAGGACCCCAAATCAGTCAGGCTTCCCGTCTCCCAGAGTGTCCATCCCCCAAGGGGCCCCCTGAACCCAGACTCCCAGAGAATGCCCATGCAGCAGAGTGGCAGTGTGCCTGTCATGGTCAGTTTGCAAGGACCTGCCTCCGTGCCGCCATCACCTGATAAACAGAGAATGCCAATGCCTGTGAATACTCCTTTGGGAAGCAATTCAAGGAAAATGGTATACCCGGAGAACCCCCAGAATCCTTCCAGCTCGCCACTGGGAGAGATGTCCTCGCTCCCTGAAGCAAGTGGCAGTGAAGTACCATCTGTCTCGGGAGGCCCAAATAACATGCCTTCACATTTAGTAGTTTCCCAGAATCAGTTAATGATGACAGGGCCAAAACCTGGACCATCACCCCTTTCAGCAGCTCAAGGTGCAACTCCCCAGCAGCCCCCTGTAAATTCCCTGCCCAGTTCTCATGGCCACCACTTTCCAAATGTGGCTGCTCCAACCCAAACATCTAGGCCTAAAACACCAAACAGAGCCAGCCCCAGACCCTATTATCCTCAGACACCCAACAACCGCCCTCCCAGCACAGAACCTTCAGAAATCAGTCTGTCACCAGAAAGACTCAATGCCTCCATAGCAGGACTCTTCCCCCCACAGATTAATATTCCCTTACCTCCCAGGCCAAATTTAAACAGGGGCTTTGATCAACAGGGCCTAAATCCAACAACTTTGAAGGCCATTGGGCAAGCACCTTCAAATCTTACCATGAATAATTCTTCCAATTTTGCTGCCCCACAAACTCACAAATTAGATTCTGTGGTGGTGAATTCTGGAAAGCAGTCTAATTCTGGAGCAACAAAACGGGCAAGTCCAAGCAACAGTCGCAGGTCTAGTCCTGGGTCAAGTAGGAAAACCACCCCAAGTCCTGGGAGACAAAATTCAAAAGCCCCTAAACTTACTCTGGCCTCTCAAACAAACGCAGCCCTGTTGCAAAATGTGGAGTTGCCAAGAAATGTACTGGTCAATCCCACTCCTTTGGCCAATCCCCCTGTACCTGGGAACTTCCCTAACAACAGTGGGCTGAATCCTCAGAATTCTACCATGCCTGTGGCTGCAGTGGGAGGTGTTCTCGAGGATAACAAGGAGAGCTTGAACGTGCCTCAGGACAGCGATTGCCAGAATTCCCAGGGTAGGAAGGAGCAGGTAAATGTTGAGCTAAAAGCGGTCCCTGCCCAAGAAGTTAAAGTAGTTGTCCCTGAAGATCAATCCAAAAAAGATGGGCAACCTTCGGATCCTAACAAGCTTCCCAGTGTCGAAGAGAACAAAAATTTGGTGTCTCCTGCTATGAGGGAAGCACCAACATCGTTAAGTCAACTTCTTGACAACTCTGGAGCTCCTAATGTGACCATTAAACCCCCTGGGCTTACAGATCTGGAAGTGACACCTCCAGTAGTTTCTGGGGAGGACCTGAAAAAAGCATCTGTCATTCCCACACTGCAGGATCCGTCTTCTTCTAAAGAACCCTCTAATTCCCTAAATTTACCTCACAGTAACGAGCCGTGTTCAACCCTTGTGCATCCAGAAATGAGTGAGGTCAGTTCCAGTGTTGCACCAAGCATCCCTCAAGTAATGTCAAGACCTGTCAGCTCTTCCTCCATTTCCACCCCTTTGCCCCCAAATCAGATAACTGTTTTTGTAACTTCCAATCCCATCACAACTTCAGCTAACACATCAGCAGCTCTGCCAACTCACTTGCAGTCTGCATTAATGTCAACAGTCGTCACAATGCCCAATGTGGGTAGCAAGGTTATGGTTTCTGAGGGACAGTCAGCTGCTCAGTCAAATGCCCGGCCTCAGTTCATTACACCTGTCTTTATCAATTCATCCTCAATAATTCAGGTTATGAAAGGATCACAGCCAAGCACAATTCCTGCAGCCCCACTGACAACCAACTCTGGCTTGATGCCTCCCTCTGTTGCAGTTGTTGGCCCTTTACACATACCTCAGagtataaaattttcttctgctcctGTACTGCCTAATGCCCCCTCTAGTAGTCCCGCTCCAAACATACAGACAGGTCGACCTTTGGTCCTTAACTCACGAGCCACCCCTGTTcagcttccttcccctccttgtACAACTTCTCCAGTTGTCCCTCCTCATCTCCCTGTCCAGCAAGTGAAAGAATTGAATTCAGATGAGACTAGTCCTCAGGTGAGCACCTCAGCAGATCAGAGCACTCTGCCCTCTTCACAGTCAACCACGGTGGTTTCTCCCCTTTTGACCAATAGTCCAGGCTCTTCTGTCAACCGGCGAAGCCCAGTCTCATCTAGTAAGGGCAAAGGAAAAGTGGACAAAATCGGCCAGATTTTGCTGACCAAGGCATGTAAGAAAGTTACAGGCACTCTTGAGAAAGGGGAAGAGCAGTATGGTGCAGATGGAGAGACTGAAGGCCCAGGGCTAGAGACTGCAGCTCCAGGGCTTGTGGGAACAGAGCAGTTATCCACAGAGCTGGACAGTAAAACCCCAACACCCCCAGCACCCACTCTGCTAAAAATGACCTCTAGCCCTGTGGGCCCAGGCTCCGCTTCAGCAGGACCCAGCTTACCTGGCAGTACTCTCCCCACCAATGTACGCTCGATAGTAACCACTCTGGTACCCTCTGAGCTCATCTCCGCGGCGCCGACCACAAAAAACAATCATGTTGGCATAGCATCTGAGCCACTTGCGGGTGGCCTAGTGGAGGAGAAGGTGGGATCTCATCCAGAGCTTCTACCCAGCATAG CCCCTTCACAGAGTTTAGTCCCAAAGGAAGCTCCAGCCACAGCACTGCAGGGGTCTGTTGCCAGACCAG